The sequence AAATGTAAATTTAATTCAAAGAAACTCAAAAAGATATTTTGACGGAGATAAACTGGACTTATTAAATTTTAGTGAGGAAGATATAGCAACTTTAAAAAGTTTAGCTATTAGTTTTGATGAATTTGTATCAAGTGGAAAAATATCAAATAAAATTAATTTAGATGAAGCACTTTACAAAGGTAAAGTTATATATTTAAAAATTGATATGTTAGATATTGCCTCTTTAAAAATGGCTAAAATTTGCATTACTGATGCAATTCAGAAAGCTAGAAAAAAATTACCATCTTCAAAAATATGGATTATTGCAGATGAAATCTCATTTTATGCAAATAAGACACTTAGCGGAGCTTTAGCAACTACAAGAGGGTTTAACCTAAATTTCATTTTAGCGTTGCAGGACATAGCTCAAATGAAAGATGAGGATATAAGAAATGCTATTTTATCAAATGTAAATGTGAAAATATTCTATAAACCAAGTGATAGAACTACTTTAGAATATTTAGAATTGTTAGGAGGAAAGGAAGCAGTAACAAAATTTTCAAAAAAAGAAAATGATATTACTATCTCACAAGACACAGAAGAAGTCTTTAATAGTACGAGAGTTAGGAGTTTACCAAGAGCGAGTGTCGCAGTTCTTGTAAGTGAGTTCTTAAGCACTCCCGTAGTGATACAAACAAGTTTTGTAAGAGTAGAAAATAAATTTAATTGGAACGCTCACAATATCGCAAAAAATGAAAAAGAAGACTACTCAAATATAGAAATTAAAATACAAACTAAAAAAGACATAGAAGATAAACTAATGAAATTTAGACAAAGTGTAAAAGGTACACATTCTCTATGTGATGGACTAGAGGGGGTTTTATTTGAAAATGAAGCTTTATAGCTTCATTCCCCCCATTACAAACCTCATTATATATATTCATTATAGACTATCATTTAAGCATACATTAAGATATATCATTATATAATTACATTAGTAAAAGAAAATTTAGGTGCAAAAGCTAACAAATTTTAAAAAAAATAAAGGAAATGAAATGGCAATTACTTGTCCAAATTGTAAAAAAGGTACTCTAAAAAAAGGCGAAAAAATGGT comes from Arcobacter sp. CECT 8986 and encodes:
- a CDS encoding type IV secretory system conjugative DNA transfer family protein; protein product: MGLFDRDKEEAKQEVKRETKKSSTSSRLGRSITTKESAKEEFYFKPHNFNPRDYVNKKDDNLFYGLLHDREEQRGFYLPQSEVTMQLLIGSTGTGKGVLLGNFALEKIQRKEGVIIIDPKQDDFLPQVCKEELTRQGRPEDLLIASFPDNFAYMGINQDDSYTEVANKLIDCFGLEETGNPGVDHYRKLERVMLKKVLKIFFDGALGEIVRKDLNEIADAIVKLAEDLKRKQIFEEESAKNKPNVNLIQRNSKRYFDGDKLDLLNFSEEDIATLKSLAISFDEFVSSGKISNKINLDEALYKGKVIYLKIDMLDIASLKMAKICITDAIQKARKKLPSSKIWIIADEISFYANKTLSGALATTRGFNLNFILALQDIAQMKDEDIRNAILSNVNVKIFYKPSDRTTLEYLELLGGKEAVTKFSKKENDITISQDTEEVFNSTRVRSLPRASVAVLVSEFLSTPVVIQTSFVRVENKFNWNAHNIAKNEKEDYSNIEIKIQTKKDIEDKLMKFRQSVKGTHSLCDGLEGVLFENEAL